A genome region from Bradyrhizobium sp. WSM1417 includes the following:
- a CDS encoding metallophosphoesterase, with translation MITRRHFFRSIGGLSALGVSTAAYGVGVEPMLRLRVTRYHPTPRQWPADFPLKIAVIADIHACDPWMSLERIEAIVDRTNALNADIIVLLGDYVAGLHQVTRIIPASEWAKVLAGLKAPLGVHAVMGNHDYWADRTVQQAGHGPTVAHRALEAAGIPVYENDVVRLAKDGRAFWLAGLGDQLAFLPARRFRSTGRFGADDLDATLAKVTDDSPIILLAHEPNIAPRVPARVALQLSGHTHGGQVRLLGWSPAVPPQHGLRLAYGHVRLKCDVIISGGLGCSIMPLRVGVPPEIVEVRLGRGPLIV, from the coding sequence ATGATCACGCGCCGTCATTTCTTCCGTTCCATCGGCGGCCTCTCCGCCCTCGGCGTCTCGACCGCGGCCTATGGCGTCGGCGTCGAGCCGATGCTGCGGCTTCGGGTCACCCGCTATCATCCAACCCCGCGGCAATGGCCGGCGGATTTCCCGCTGAAGATCGCCGTAATCGCCGACATCCACGCCTGCGATCCCTGGATGTCGCTGGAGCGGATCGAGGCCATCGTCGATCGCACCAATGCGCTCAACGCGGATATCATCGTGCTGCTCGGCGACTATGTCGCCGGCCTGCACCAGGTCACGCGCATCATTCCGGCCAGCGAATGGGCCAAGGTGCTGGCCGGCCTGAAAGCGCCGCTCGGCGTCCATGCCGTCATGGGCAATCATGATTATTGGGCGGACAGGACCGTGCAGCAGGCCGGGCACGGGCCGACGGTCGCGCATCGCGCGCTGGAGGCGGCCGGCATTCCCGTCTACGAGAACGACGTCGTGCGGCTTGCCAAGGACGGCCGCGCGTTCTGGCTCGCCGGCCTTGGCGATCAGCTCGCCTTTCTGCCGGCGCGACGCTTCCGGAGCACGGGACGCTTCGGCGCCGACGATCTCGACGCGACGCTTGCCAAGGTCACCGATGATTCGCCGATCATCCTGCTCGCGCATGAGCCCAATATCGCGCCGCGCGTGCCCGCCCGCGTCGCATTGCAACTGTCCGGCCACACCCATGGCGGCCAGGTCCGCCTGCTCGGCTGGTCGCCGGCGGTTCCGCCGCAGCACGGCCTCCGGCTCGCTTATGGTCATGTCAGGTTGAAGTGCGACGTCATCATCTCCGGCGGCCTCGGTTGCAGCATCATGCCGCTCCGCGTCGGCGTGCCGCCTGAGATCGTCGAGGTCAGGCTGGGACGGGGGCCTTTGATCGTCTAG
- a CDS encoding methyl-accepting chemotaxis protein — protein sequence MAFALFRKRLPDMAATAAAPQTAQPAAHSEPAAAVESDSAKEILELLELELGAMIRQLERAANSVAGGAEATATTLAAIRDRTDALTGRTNAAQSNASTFAHAADKFTQSALGIGAQVREAGKLADEASAAAQEARANVDRLRESSAAIGNVVNLIAQIARQTTLLALNSTIEAARAGAAGRGFAVVATEVKALAVQTQGATEEITKKIDALQRDAAGSADAVHRISQAIEAIRPVFETVNGAVAEQNATTSEVSGNATSASEFIISVGESAAEIDAATKAAESHGENVASAGKAVTAFAQKLKSRCAVLLRQSEHDDRRKTERLPCYLKLETARGVLPVYEISMDGVLIGGAEAGRLASQAMIEGALEGVGACRLRVIEQSKAGARAHFVNPDAALREKIEDRLWSIHEENTESVTRAMEAGNALTAIFEQAVARGEVKIDDLFDTDYAEIAGTDPQQYRTKYLDWADRTLPAFQEAFLAKDPRLAFCAMVDRNGFLPVHNRIYSHPQRPGDPAWNTANSRNRRMFNDPAGLAAARNLRSYLVQSYARDMGNGNTVMMREIDVPIRVQGRHWGGFRTAYKL from the coding sequence ATGGCGTTCGCACTATTTCGGAAGCGTCTGCCGGACATGGCTGCAACCGCGGCTGCCCCGCAGACTGCACAGCCGGCGGCCCATTCCGAGCCTGCCGCGGCCGTCGAAAGCGATTCGGCCAAGGAAATCCTGGAACTGTTGGAACTCGAGCTGGGCGCCATGATTCGCCAGCTCGAGCGCGCCGCCAATTCGGTGGCCGGCGGCGCCGAGGCAACCGCCACGACGCTTGCCGCCATCCGCGACCGTACTGACGCCCTCACCGGCCGGACCAACGCCGCGCAATCGAATGCCTCCACCTTCGCCCATGCCGCCGACAAATTCACCCAGTCGGCGCTGGGCATCGGGGCGCAGGTTCGCGAGGCCGGCAAGCTCGCCGACGAGGCCAGCGCCGCGGCACAGGAAGCCCGCGCCAACGTCGATCGCTTGCGCGAATCCTCGGCCGCCATCGGCAACGTCGTCAACCTGATCGCGCAGATCGCGCGGCAGACGACGCTGCTCGCGCTCAACTCGACCATCGAGGCCGCGCGTGCGGGCGCGGCGGGAAGAGGCTTTGCGGTCGTCGCCACCGAGGTCAAGGCACTCGCGGTGCAGACCCAGGGCGCGACGGAGGAGATCACCAAAAAGATCGACGCGCTGCAGCGCGACGCCGCCGGCTCCGCGGACGCGGTGCACCGCATCTCGCAGGCGATCGAGGCCATCCGCCCGGTGTTCGAGACCGTCAACGGCGCGGTCGCCGAACAGAACGCGACCACCAGCGAAGTCTCCGGCAACGCGACAAGCGCGTCGGAGTTCATCATCTCGGTTGGCGAAAGCGCAGCCGAGATCGATGCTGCGACCAAGGCGGCCGAGAGCCACGGCGAGAACGTCGCCAGCGCAGGCAAGGCCGTGACCGCCTTCGCACAGAAACTGAAATCGCGCTGTGCCGTGCTGCTGCGCCAGAGCGAGCACGACGACCGCCGCAAGACCGAGCGGCTGCCCTGCTATCTGAAGCTCGAAACCGCCCGCGGCGTGCTGCCGGTCTACGAGATATCGATGGACGGCGTGCTGATCGGCGGCGCGGAGGCGGGCCGCCTTGCATCGCAAGCCATGATCGAAGGCGCTCTCGAAGGCGTCGGCGCTTGCCGCCTGCGCGTGATCGAGCAATCCAAGGCCGGCGCCCGCGCGCACTTCGTCAATCCCGATGCCGCGCTCCGCGAGAAGATCGAGGACAGGCTCTGGTCGATCCACGAGGAAAACACCGAGTCCGTCACCCGCGCCATGGAGGCGGGCAACGCGCTGACCGCGATCTTCGAGCAGGCGGTTGCCCGCGGCGAGGTGAAGATCGACGACCTCTTCGACACTGACTACGCCGAAATCGCCGGAACCGATCCGCAGCAGTACCGCACCAAATATCTGGACTGGGCCGACCGCACGCTGCCGGCGTTCCAAGAAGCCTTTCTGGCAAAGGACCCGCGCTTGGCGTTCTGCGCCATGGTCGATCGCAACGGCTTCCTGCCGGTGCACAACAGGATCTACTCGCATCCGCAGCGGCCGGGTGATCCGGCCTGGAACACGGCCAACAGCCGCAACCGGCGGATGTTCAACGATCCGGCGGGGTTGGCCGCCGCGCGCAACCTGCGCTCGTATCTGGTGCAGAGCTATGCGCGCGACATGGGCAACGGAAATACGGTGATGATGCGCGAGATCGACGTTCCGATCCGCGTGCAGGGCCGGCACTGGGGCGGATTCAGGACGGCCTACAAGCTCTAG
- a CDS encoding recombinase family protein — translation MQKVTSIDGQLLLCRKVAARNSLDVVGEFVDAAKSGLTEDKRDGYQRLLEGVRKQDFDVIIVEHFDRLSRDPATIQRLKQVFEFNRVELMDQKGVYATATDISIASLYNTIYKPQLADKVRRGHDNAVSNGRIPGSYAYGYRPRPGAPGERMIDESEAKIVRRIFIEYTSGRSTRDIAADLTREGVPTPGATRHKNKAGRTTWNHQCITGGRHGRGIVGNELYIGEIHWNVRSTILNPETQKKQKRRNPEERHIIVKNAELRIVPQALWERAQKVRSERAIHLFGPTGKPRRRPVVPRNNEHPLAGVLRCGVCYGHMRIAQSSRNGGPRAACANAHQRSTCEHTRSFDMDVLLKDVAEKMEVRLLSPKAIEEAMRAWKEEQKRNPQKTSERSNLERRCHVLNTEIERLSYAIANSRRKPDELVKRIDECDAERETLEERLRLLGNGGENVIPFDHPRFGDRYCSEAKRLVTALKTNPKAIETRVAFRNLLNCIIVHPARKRMPYEYTPYLNAAALFSPQLFPENCPKTGNISTLSCYDNVQSEKSVSS, via the coding sequence ATGCAAAAAGTGACCTCGATTGACGGTCAGCTATTACTCTGCCGGAAGGTCGCCGCACGCAATAGCCTCGATGTCGTTGGTGAATTTGTCGACGCTGCAAAATCTGGCCTTACCGAAGACAAGCGCGATGGCTATCAGCGTTTGCTCGAAGGTGTGCGAAAGCAAGACTTCGACGTGATCATCGTCGAGCATTTCGACCGCTTGTCGCGCGATCCCGCCACAATCCAGCGGCTCAAGCAGGTGTTTGAGTTCAACCGCGTTGAGCTGATGGATCAGAAGGGCGTTTATGCGACGGCGACTGACATCAGCATCGCAAGTCTCTACAATACGATCTACAAGCCACAGCTCGCCGACAAGGTTCGGCGCGGGCACGATAACGCTGTCAGCAACGGAAGAATTCCCGGCTCATACGCCTATGGTTATCGGCCAAGGCCGGGCGCGCCTGGCGAGCGGATGATCGATGAGAGCGAAGCGAAGATCGTGCGCCGTATCTTCATCGAGTATACGTCGGGCCGTTCAACGCGAGATATCGCCGCCGATCTTACCCGCGAAGGCGTGCCCACGCCTGGGGCCACTCGTCATAAGAACAAGGCTGGTCGTACCACCTGGAATCATCAGTGCATCACTGGCGGCCGCCATGGTCGCGGCATTGTCGGCAACGAACTGTATATCGGCGAAATACATTGGAATGTTCGCTCAACAATTCTCAATCCGGAAACGCAGAAGAAGCAGAAGCGCCGCAATCCTGAAGAACGCCACATCATCGTCAAAAACGCCGAGCTGCGGATCGTTCCCCAAGCGCTCTGGGAGAGAGCGCAGAAGGTTCGCAGTGAGCGCGCTATCCACCTGTTCGGACCTACCGGCAAGCCGCGGCGCCGACCCGTGGTCCCGCGCAACAACGAGCATCCGCTTGCAGGAGTCCTTCGGTGCGGCGTTTGCTATGGCCATATGCGAATCGCTCAGTCCTCCCGGAATGGTGGACCACGCGCCGCATGCGCCAACGCGCATCAGCGAAGCACCTGCGAGCATACCCGCAGCTTTGATATGGACGTTCTACTGAAGGACGTTGCGGAAAAAATGGAAGTAAGATTGCTTTCTCCGAAAGCCATTGAAGAGGCGATGCGTGCCTGGAAGGAGGAGCAGAAGAGAAATCCGCAAAAGACCAGCGAACGCTCTAACCTAGAGCGTCGGTGCCATGTGCTGAACACTGAGATCGAACGCTTGTCATATGCGATCGCGAACAGCCGTCGCAAGCCGGATGAGTTAGTCAAGCGGATAGATGAATGTGACGCGGAGCGGGAAACTCTCGAGGAGCGCCTGCGGTTGCTCGGCAACGGTGGCGAAAACGTGATCCCGTTCGATCATCCGAGGTTTGGTGACCGATATTGTTCGGAGGCAAAGAGACTGGTCACCGCGCTCAAGACAAATCCGAAGGCGATCGAGACTCGTGTCGCTTTCCGCAACCTGCTCAACTGCATTATAGTGCATCCGGCGCGCAAGCGGATGCCCTACGAGTACACCCCGTACTTGAACGCCGCAGCCCTTTTCAGCCCGCAGCTTTTCCCAGAAAACTGTCCCAAAACAGGGAACATCAGCACGTTGAGCTGTTACGACAACGTCCAGTCTGAGAAATCCGTGTCCTCGTAG
- a CDS encoding YebC/PmpR family DNA-binding transcriptional regulator encodes MAGHSQFKNIMHRKGRQDAQKSKLFGKLAREITVAAKLGTPDPNMNPRLRAAITAARQENMPKDNIERAVKKALGNDGENYDEIRYEGYGPGGVAVIVEALTDNRNRAASDIRSFFTKSGGNLGETGSVSFMFDRTGIVEYDRSVASDDAVLDAAIEAGADDVISSEGGHEIYASTEGYRDVAKALEAKFGEPRKAALIWKPQNTVAVDDETGEKLLKLMDLLNEHDDVQHVYANFEVSDALLAKMGG; translated from the coding sequence ATGGCCGGACATTCCCAATTCAAGAACATCATGCACCGCAAGGGGCGGCAGGATGCCCAGAAGTCGAAACTGTTCGGCAAGCTGGCGCGGGAAATCACCGTCGCGGCCAAGCTGGGGACGCCCGACCCCAACATGAACCCGCGCCTGCGTGCGGCCATCACCGCGGCGCGCCAGGAGAACATGCCGAAGGACAATATCGAGCGCGCGGTCAAGAAGGCGCTCGGCAATGATGGCGAGAACTATGACGAGATCCGCTACGAGGGTTACGGGCCTGGCGGCGTTGCCGTCATCGTCGAGGCGCTGACCGACAACCGCAACCGCGCGGCTTCCGACATCCGCTCCTTCTTCACCAAGTCCGGCGGCAATCTCGGCGAAACCGGCTCGGTGTCCTTCATGTTCGACCGCACCGGCATCGTCGAATACGACCGCAGCGTCGCCTCCGACGATGCGGTGCTGGATGCCGCGATCGAGGCCGGCGCCGACGACGTGATCTCGAGCGAAGGCGGCCACGAGATCTACGCCTCGACGGAAGGCTATCGCGACGTCGCCAAGGCGCTGGAAGCCAAGTTCGGCGAGCCGCGCAAGGCCGCGCTGATCTGGAAGCCGCAGAACACGGTCGCGGTCGACGACGAGACCGGCGAGAAGCTGTTGAAGCTGATGGACCTGCTCAACGAGCACGACGACGTCCAGCACGTCTACGCCAATTTCGAGGTGTCGGACGCGCTGCTGGCGAAGATGGGCGGGTAG
- the ruvA gene encoding Holliday junction branch migration protein RuvA — MIGKLKGLIDSYGEDFVILDVGGVGYQVHCSTRTLQHLPSPGEAAVLSIETYVREDQIKLFGFRSDQEREWFRLLQTVQGVGAKVALAVLGTLQPSDLANAIALRDKAAVARTPGVGPKVAERIVTELKDKAPAFANVDPAVVHLAGAVDDQRAPRPVADAISALVNLGYGQPQAAAAIASASRSAGESAETAQLIRLGLKELSK, encoded by the coding sequence ATGATCGGTAAGCTCAAGGGCCTGATCGATTCCTACGGCGAGGATTTCGTCATCCTCGACGTCGGCGGTGTCGGTTATCAGGTGCATTGCTCGACGCGCACGCTGCAGCATCTGCCCTCGCCGGGCGAGGCCGCCGTGCTGTCGATCGAGACCTATGTTCGCGAGGACCAGATCAAACTGTTCGGCTTCCGCAGCGACCAGGAGCGCGAATGGTTTCGCCTGCTCCAGACCGTGCAAGGCGTCGGCGCCAAGGTCGCGCTCGCCGTGCTCGGCACGCTACAGCCGTCCGACCTCGCCAACGCGATCGCCTTGCGCGACAAGGCCGCGGTGGCGCGCACGCCCGGCGTCGGCCCCAAGGTCGCCGAGCGCATCGTCACCGAACTGAAGGACAAGGCGCCGGCCTTCGCCAATGTCGATCCGGCGGTCGTGCACCTCGCCGGCGCCGTCGACGACCAGCGCGCGCCGAGGCCCGTGGCGGACGCGATCTCAGCGCTGGTCAATCTCGGCTACGGCCAGCCGCAGGCGGCGGCCGCGATCGCATCGGCCTCGCGCAGCGCGGGCGAGAGCGCCGAGACTGCGCAGCTCATCCGGCTGGGCCTGAAGGAGCTGTCGAAGTGA
- the ruvB gene encoding Holliday junction branch migration DNA helicase RuvB — translation MSTPPRMVTPERRSDDVGDTALRPQSLSDFVGQQQARKNLSIFIEAARKRGEALDHVLFVGPPGLGKTTLAQIVAKELGVGFRATSGPVIAKAGDLAALLTNLEERDVLFIDEIHRLSPAVEEVLYPAMEDFQLDLIIGEGPAARSVKIELSKFTLVGATTRAGLLTNPLRDRFGIPIRLNFYTIEELESIVTRGARVLSVGMSADGANEIARRARGTPRIAGRLLRRVRDFASAADADRIDRKIADHALSALEVDAAGLDAMDRRYLTTIAQNYGGGPVGVETMAAALSEPRDAIEDIIEPYLIQCGYLQRTPRGRLLTSHAFRHLGISEPSRDAAAQFGLFGTDESDD, via the coding sequence ATGAGCACTCCCCCCCGCATGGTCACGCCCGAGCGCCGCAGCGATGATGTCGGCGACACTGCGCTGCGCCCGCAATCGCTGTCCGACTTCGTCGGCCAGCAGCAAGCGCGCAAGAACCTCTCGATCTTCATCGAGGCGGCGCGCAAGCGCGGTGAGGCGCTGGATCACGTGTTGTTCGTCGGTCCCCCCGGCCTCGGCAAGACCACGCTGGCGCAGATCGTGGCCAAGGAGCTCGGCGTCGGCTTTCGCGCAACGTCAGGCCCGGTGATCGCCAAGGCCGGCGATCTCGCAGCACTCCTCACCAATCTCGAAGAGCGCGACGTGCTGTTCATCGACGAGATCCATCGCCTCAGCCCTGCGGTGGAAGAGGTGCTCTATCCCGCCATGGAGGACTTCCAGCTCGACCTCATCATCGGCGAAGGCCCGGCGGCGCGCTCGGTGAAGATCGAGCTGTCGAAATTCACCCTCGTCGGCGCCACCACGCGCGCCGGCCTGCTCACCAATCCCTTGCGCGACCGCTTCGGCATTCCGATCCGGTTGAATTTCTACACGATCGAAGAGCTTGAGAGCATCGTCACCCGGGGCGCACGCGTGCTCAGCGTCGGCATGAGCGCGGATGGCGCCAACGAGATCGCGCGACGCGCGCGCGGCACGCCACGTATCGCCGGCCGGCTGTTGCGCCGCGTGCGCGATTTTGCCTCGGCGGCCGATGCCGACAGGATCGATCGCAAGATTGCCGACCACGCGCTGAGCGCGCTCGAGGTCGATGCCGCCGGCCTCGACGCGATGGACCGCCGTTACCTCACGACCATCGCGCAGAACTATGGCGGCGGCCCGGTCGGCGTCGAGACGATGGCCGCCGCACTGTCCGAGCCACGCGACGCGATCGAAGACATCATCGAGCCCTATCTGATCCAGTGTGGCTATCTGCAGCGGACCCCGCGCGGCCGCCTGCTCACCTCGCACGCCTTCCGCCACCTCGGCATCAGCGAGCCCTCGCGCGATGCGGCGGCACAGTTCGGCCTGTTCGGCACCGACGAGAGCGACGACTGA
- a CDS encoding YbgC/FadM family acyl-CoA thioesterase produces the protein MTASLDGEIRDGRHHMQVRVYFEDTDSGQIVYHANFLRFMERGRTNYLRLLGTSQHALLQEARNDAPGFAFVVRSMTIDFLRPAVLDDVLDVVTLPQEVRGASITLLQECRRAEDLLVTARVRVAFISCGKAQRIPNALRLAIEGHK, from the coding sequence GTGACAGCCTCTCTTGACGGCGAAATTCGCGATGGACGCCATCACATGCAGGTCCGCGTCTATTTCGAAGATACGGATTCCGGCCAAATTGTGTATCACGCAAATTTTTTACGCTTCATGGAACGCGGCAGGACGAATTACTTGCGCCTGCTCGGAACCAGTCAGCACGCGCTGCTGCAAGAGGCGCGGAACGATGCGCCCGGCTTTGCCTTTGTCGTCCGGTCGATGACAATCGATTTTCTAAGGCCGGCAGTCTTGGACGACGTGCTTGACGTCGTTACTCTCCCGCAAGAGGTGAGAGGCGCGTCAATTACCTTACTGCAGGAATGCAGGCGCGCAGAGGATCTCTTGGTCACGGCGCGTGTACGTGTGGCGTTTATCTCATGCGGAAAAGCGCAGCGTATCCCGAACGCGCTGCGGCTTGCTATAGAAGGGCATAAATGA
- the ruvC gene encoding crossover junction endodeoxyribonuclease RuvC — protein sequence MTTLPIRGPVRIIGIDPGLRRTGWGVIEAEGNRLIYVACGSVEPPDDLPLASRLLAIHEGLAAVLSGHKPMEAAVEQTFVNKDGVATLKLGQARGVAMLAPAMFGISVAEYAPNQVKKTVVGAGHADKQQIAMMLKILLPKADPPSADAADALAIAITHAHHRQSTALRLKVAGL from the coding sequence ATGACGACGCTCCCGATTCGTGGCCCCGTTCGCATCATCGGCATCGACCCTGGCCTGCGCCGTACCGGCTGGGGCGTGATCGAGGCCGAGGGCAACCGCCTGATCTACGTCGCCTGCGGCTCGGTGGAGCCGCCGGACGATTTGCCGCTGGCGAGCCGGCTGCTGGCGATCCATGAGGGGCTGGCCGCTGTCCTGTCCGGTCACAAGCCGATGGAAGCCGCGGTCGAACAGACTTTCGTCAACAAGGACGGCGTCGCGACGCTGAAGCTCGGGCAGGCCCGTGGCGTCGCCATGCTCGCGCCCGCGATGTTCGGCATCAGCGTTGCCGAATACGCGCCGAACCAGGTGAAAAAGACGGTGGTCGGCGCCGGCCACGCCGACAAGCAGCAGATCGCGATGATGCTCAAGATCTTGCTGCCCAAGGCCGATCCGCCGTCCGCAGACGCCGCCGACGCGCTCGCCATCGCCATCACCCACGCCCATCATCGCCAGAGCACCGCGCTGCGGCTGAAGGTGGCCGGCTTATGA
- a CDS encoding methyl-accepting chemotaxis protein produces the protein MSVVQLAVLDTGSNRTLAERLIDQLADRIGGLGVELADIAGNVQEVASRVANQSERFHHLQETAETMVSANHDIANASQAVQTTTSAAVGEIAQSRGAVDAAVSHISELVAAVERIEARLSAVGSALAQVAKVSGSIEAIAKQTNLLALNATIEAARAGNAGRGFAVVASEVKNLAEATRQATHQISDTVRDLDGQIEGLIGESSDASQRAKTAGEGAQRISGIISRVQQGFASVEAEIGSVTRAATSNLGHCDTVISELNELAKGVDLSSRDLKNADQRVTKLLDTSEGLIALIADSGVETSDAPLIRTVVETAKRISDEFEAAIGRGEITLDQFMDENYREIPGTDPKQYNTNYVDFTDRVLPAIQDPIQKSDPRIVFCVAWAKGGYLPTHNPNYRLPQGKDPVWNNANCRNRRLFTDRAVQKVAANTKPFLLQTYRRDMGGGQFVLMKDLSSPIMIRGKHWGAFRMGFRQS, from the coding sequence ATGTCCGTCGTACAACTTGCAGTACTGGACACCGGCTCCAACCGAACGCTTGCCGAACGGCTGATCGATCAGCTCGCCGATCGCATCGGCGGCCTCGGTGTGGAACTCGCTGACATCGCCGGCAACGTCCAGGAAGTCGCCAGCCGCGTCGCGAACCAATCGGAACGGTTTCATCACCTCCAGGAAACCGCCGAGACGATGGTGTCGGCCAATCACGACATCGCCAATGCGTCGCAGGCGGTGCAAACCACCACGTCAGCGGCCGTCGGCGAGATCGCGCAGTCGCGCGGCGCAGTCGACGCCGCGGTGAGCCACATCTCCGAACTCGTTGCAGCCGTGGAGCGGATCGAGGCGCGCTTGAGCGCCGTCGGCTCCGCGCTGGCACAAGTCGCAAAAGTGTCCGGCTCGATCGAGGCGATCGCGAAGCAGACCAACCTGCTCGCGCTCAACGCCACCATCGAGGCGGCACGCGCCGGCAATGCCGGCCGCGGCTTCGCGGTGGTCGCAAGCGAGGTCAAGAACCTCGCGGAAGCCACCCGCCAGGCCACACACCAAATCTCCGACACCGTGCGCGATCTCGACGGCCAGATCGAAGGCCTGATCGGGGAGAGCAGCGATGCCTCGCAGCGCGCGAAGACGGCCGGCGAAGGCGCCCAGCGCATCTCCGGCATCATCTCGCGGGTCCAGCAGGGCTTCGCTTCCGTGGAAGCGGAGATCGGCAGCGTCACGCGCGCGGCGACTTCCAATCTCGGACATTGCGACACCGTCATCAGCGAGCTCAACGAGCTCGCCAAGGGCGTCGACCTCTCCTCGCGCGATCTCAAGAACGCCGATCAGCGCGTGACCAAACTGCTCGATACGTCCGAAGGCCTGATCGCACTGATCGCCGACAGCGGCGTGGAGACATCGGATGCGCCGCTGATCCGCACCGTCGTCGAGACCGCAAAGCGGATCTCCGACGAGTTCGAAGCCGCCATCGGCCGCGGCGAGATCACGCTCGACCAGTTCATGGACGAGAACTATCGGGAAATCCCCGGCACCGATCCCAAGCAGTACAACACTAACTATGTCGACTTCACCGACCGCGTGCTACCCGCGATCCAGGATCCGATCCAGAAGTCCGATCCCCGCATCGTGTTCTGCGTCGCCTGGGCCAAGGGCGGCTATCTGCCGACCCACAACCCGAACTACCGCCTGCCGCAGGGCAAGGACCCGGTCTGGAACAACGCCAATTGCCGCAACCGCCGCCTGTTCACCGATCGCGCGGTGCAGAAGGTCGCGGCCAACACCAAGCCGTTCCTGCTGCAGACCTATCGCCGCGACATGGGCGGCGGGCAGTTCGTGCTGATGAAGGACCTGTCCTCGCCGATCATGATCCGCGGCAAGCATTGGGGCGCCTTCCGGATGGGCTTTCGTCAGAGCTGA